The DNA window ATCAGAAACATCAAGTCCTCCTATCTTTCCGTTCGTGTCTGTCTTCAAAGGTATTAAGAAGTGAGAGGAATTTGTTGTGTGGTTGTGATTAAAACTATCAGTTCTCAAGATGCTTCCTACATAATAACTATTGGATTTAGTTCTCCATTCACTTTGGAAATATGAAGTAGTTTCTCCTTTTCCAATAACGTATATATCTATAGGTGCTGAAGTACTATAGGTTCGTGGAACTGCATTGAATTCTATCCAAACACTCATATTTGTATCCATTTGAAAAGGGTTAACAAAATGAAATAACTGATAATTATGTCTACGTAGCAACATGCTAGAGGGTGTATTATACCATGTTGTGTCCGAAGTTGTAAAGAATACCTCTGGATATATGTTGTCAGGATAAATGTATTCTTTTTTCCAAATGTCGCCACTTGCCCAAGTCATGTCAAATTCCAAAGGTTCGCTTGCGCATACACCGTCTATATAATAATCCCAACAATCATTTCCAGATTCGCCATTAATTGCTGTGACCTTTATTTTTACTGTGTCGGCATTTGTAATGTTTGCTTCTACTGTATATCTCCCAAAATAAGATATATCTAACTCAGGAGAAATTTTCAAATCATTTATTGTAGGCGTATCCGATCCAGCGACTATATTTAATCCCACTATAATAGTTAACAGAGTAACAAAGATTATTTTTTTCATTAGTATCCTCTTAATTATTACATACAAGCGAGAGTAATCGTTGTAAAATTAATATTGTATGGATGGTCAAAGTTTATAAATATTTCGTTAATCTCTCCCCATTGGATAGTCGCCACAAATAAATTAGAAAAATTAAAAGCTTTAGAACTGATATAGTCTAAACAATCAAAAAAATTCAAAGAAAGAATATAAAAATTATTGTATCTTCCACTTTACAGTTGTAAATACCGGACCTCTAATATCTATCTTACCTTTACCCCTTAGGTACTGGTGAATGTATGTCGGAAGGGATATATTGATATCAGAAATGCTTCTGACTATAGGGATTCTTTCTTCGTACTCTCCCTGTTCTTTGGTCGCCTCTATTTTTGAAACAACTTTTCTAAAGAAAGCCTCAAGATATGAAATTTTGGTATCAACGCCATTCTTTATTATATTTAGGGAATTTGGATCTGTTGAATCTTGAAGTATTCCAACCATGACTTTTTCTAAGACATAAATCTGATTGAATCCTGCAGGCCCAATTAATTTAGTATTTTCCTCAGGTTCTACAATCATTACCTCTATTTTTCTGCCCAGAAAATCTCCTTTGTAAGAAGTAAAGTCGCATGGTGATTGTGCATCTTTGTTTTGCCGTGCAGTTTCAATTAAAGCCTTCAATAATTTTTCTCCGTCTGATGTTTTAATATCCTGAACAAACTCAATAGATTTTGCAATATCTTGATCGGAAAAGTCAATTTTGTAAAACTGTGGATATATCAGCTCACGAATATCATTTACTCCGCTTCGGATCATAGATATTCTTTCTGCACCTTGCCCAATATTTAAGACATCATACGGGATTTTGTATTTCTTCAAGACTTCCGCGGAATATAATCCAAAGTCAGCAATCTCTATCCAGTCCCCTAATTTAATAAACGCTTCATGCTCAGTTCCAGCTTCATAGTAACTTGCACTTCTTTTTTTGACCTTGAATTTGACTTTGTCGAAGCCAAGTCTTTCTGTGAAATTTGTTACAATTTCTTTTCCTAATTCGGGAGATATTTCTTTGTCCATGACAACACATGATGCAGAGAAGTGGCTTCTAAGATGTGTCTGGTCTTCTCGCTGCTCACGTCTGAAACATCTGTCAATTGAAAATAATTTTAATGGAAGTTCACTCCTACCAGCAAGAGCTTGTAGAGTAATAAACCATCCGGAAGTCATATGAGACCTTAAAGTGAGATTTGTAGGAACTGGAATTAATTCTTTAAACTCTTTGAAAAGGTCCAATACTTTTTCAGCCGCTTCAAATTCAATTCCCAGGCCTTTGGATATTGCTTCAACAAAGTCGTCACCTTCTATAGTACCTCTCTTATAATCTTGTAGAGTTCTTTCAAGATTTCTGCTCCTTCTTTCGTCTAGTTCTACATAATTAGATATCTTATCTTTGACTTCCTTTGAGAGGCCAACGTTTGGTCTTGGAAGTCCAGCTAGGTAATATACCCTATCAAGTATGGCAGGAGTCTCTGAACCCCACTGTCTGTACATATCATCATCAGTTATGAAAAGAGGATTGAAAACCTCATCAAAATCAAGATCAAGATAAATGTTCCTAAGAATGGATATTGTTTCTTCTAAAACATGTGGCTTACCCATAAACTAGCCCCTCTCCCGGATCAACTTCTCTCTTTGGTGAAACTGAAGGCATGGAAACAGGGGATGGAACGTTTATATCATTAGAAACGCCTACCGCCTCAACAAAACATCTGTATAGTATTGCATTGTGAATAAAAAGATATTTGCCAGTATCAAGCTTCTTTTTCTCTTTCCATTCATTAAATAGTTCTTCTTTTTCAGGGCCATCGTAAATAAAAACGCCTTCAATTTTAATTGAGCAAACATTGGGGCTATAATTGCAGCAGAAAACAAATTCTATGAAAATATTGTTATTATTGCTGAAATACGCATCTGTTAAGGTTAAGTTGCTTGAAATATTAACAGATGGCGATCCTTCATCGACTCTGATAAATCTTTTGGCTTCAATGCCAGTTAAAATTACGCCCCCCATAATACCATCCAAAAGTATGAGATATTATATATAAGATTAACTTATTTAATCAATCCTTGGATAATAAGACAACTCTTGATTCTGGTGCCGAATCAATTGCCCGATACCCGGATGTTTCTTCAAATTTTTTACAGAATTCTTGTATATCCTCAAACATAGGCATGTTTTCTACTTCAAGCCTTTTTCTAGAATATCCTACAAACATGTAAGCTTTAGCCTCAATAAAATCCGGATTTGCCTTTTCTATAATTTTTGAGTATTCATCGATATCCGCCATATTATAATCCTTTACAAGTGTCAGCCTAATTATTCTCCTTTTTGTTTTAATCGTTGGTAGAACTTCCAAAGATTCATTTAGCTTTTCCCATCCATCTCTAATTTGCGGATTACATACTCTTTCATAAGTCTCTTTTGTGGGTGCTGGCAATGTGATGTAAAGGTTATCTGGATACGTATTCATTGATGAAAGCACTTCTGGAGTTGTTCCGTTTGTCACGAGGAATGTCGAGAAATTTCTTTTTCTAAATCCATCTATTAGCCCAGATAGATCAGGATAAAGCGTAGGCTCACCTGCAAGAGAAATTGCAACGTTTGTTGGATTTTCTGCTTCTTTTAATTTATTAATGTTGACCTTTTCGAGGAAGCCGTGGTATACTGAGAGTAGTTCTCTTTGTGCCTCTATGCATCCTTCAATTATAGTCTCAGGATCATCATACTTAGCGAGATTATCTTCATTGTACTCAACTGGCCGCCAACAGAACAAACACTTGTGCGTACACCAAGCAACTGAGGGGGTCATCTGGAGACACCTATGGCTTTCAATCCCATAGAATTTTTGTTTATAACAAACTCTATCTTCAGTTAAACTTTTCTTTGTCCAGTGACAGATTTTTACTGCGCTATGTTCCCCAACAATCCTGTATTTCTGCCTCTTCAGTATACTCCAAACTTTCTCCATTGCCATGGCCTCCTAGATCCTGAATAAAAAGCTCTACGCATTTTTTTAATCCTTCTTCCATGTTATTTTTACCGTTGGCCCCGGCAGCCCCTTTGTGTCCGCCACCCTCGCCACCAATTACTGGAGCTACTTGAGACATTATCTTGGCAAGATTAATTCCTTTGTCAATGACTGATTTTTTGGCCCTGCCACTTATCCTAACTTCACTTCCATTATCTGCACCAACAAATGCAACATCTGCACCTGTTGAAAGGATGGCCTTTGCTGCT is part of the Methanofastidiosum sp. genome and encodes:
- the sepS gene encoding O-phosphoserine--tRNA ligase, encoding MGKPHVLEETISILRNIYLDLDFDEVFNPLFITDDDMYRQWGSETPAILDRVYYLAGLPRPNVGLSKEVKDKISNYVELDERRSRNLERTLQDYKRGTIEGDDFVEAISKGLGIEFEAAEKVLDLFKEFKELIPVPTNLTLRSHMTSGWFITLQALAGRSELPLKLFSIDRCFRREQREDQTHLRSHFSASCVVMDKEISPELGKEIVTNFTERLGFDKVKFKVKKRSASYYEAGTEHEAFIKLGDWIEIADFGLYSAEVLKKYKIPYDVLNIGQGAERISMIRSGVNDIRELIYPQFYKIDFSDQDIAKSIEFVQDIKTSDGEKLLKALIETARQNKDAQSPCDFTSYKGDFLGRKIEVMIVEPEENTKLIGPAGFNQIYVLEKVMVGILQDSTDPNSLNIIKNGVDTKISYLEAFFRKVVSKIEATKEQGEYEERIPIVRSISDINISLPTYIHQYLRGKGKIDIRGPVFTTVKWKIQ
- the twy1 gene encoding 4-demethylwyosine synthase TYW1; protein product: MEKVWSILKRQKYRIVGEHSAVKICHWTKKSLTEDRVCYKQKFYGIESHRCLQMTPSVAWCTHKCLFCWRPVEYNEDNLAKYDDPETIIEGCIEAQRELLSVYHGFLEKVNINKLKEAENPTNVAISLAGEPTLYPDLSGLIDGFRKRNFSTFLVTNGTTPEVLSSMNTYPDNLYITLPAPTKETYERVCNPQIRDGWEKLNESLEVLPTIKTKRRIIRLTLVKDYNMADIDEYSKIIEKANPDFIEAKAYMFVGYSRKRLEVENMPMFEDIQEFCKKFEETSGYRAIDSAPESRVVLLSKD